A genomic segment from Amphiura filiformis chromosome 10, Afil_fr2py, whole genome shotgun sequence encodes:
- the LOC140163006 gene encoding short-chain collagen C4-like: protein MASSNVSTVYRNDYSEPYVYQENSKGEPATKALETPSKNLRANCAIVVATIALMLSLVCLVWLVTGVINKGNDAEAGMQLYPSPAGSIGPEGPAGSSGPPSSPGLRRTAGPTRQPEPNPPTSGSLYIRWGRSDCPSTASLVYAGVVGGSHFTEDGGAANYLCLPLNPENLQVEAGTGGSRSFLYTTEYKISHFPPFNHLHQHDVPCAVCRVTSRSTLLMIPAKTTCPSDWTSEYKGYLMSAYHGHAHQTEYVCVDENAEARQGTSSNTNGALMYIVEATCGTDGLPCLPYVAGNELACVVCTI from the exons CAAAAGGTGAACCAGCTACAAAGGCACTAGAGACACCTTCGAAGAATCTACGAGCTAACTGTGCTATCGTCGTGGCAACCATCGCACTCATGCTTTCTCTTGTATGCCTAGTATGGTTAGTTACGGGAGTGATAAACAAGGGGAATG ATGCAGAGGCAGGAATGCAACTGTATCCAAGCCCTGCTGGAAGCATTGGCCCAGAGGGTCCAGCTGGATCTTCCGGACCGCCGAGTTCACCTGGCCTTCGCAGAACAGCTGGACCAACGCGACAGCCCGAACCTAACCCGCCAACATCAGGATCTCTTTATATCCGTTGGGGACGAAGCGACTGCCCATCAACTGCTTCATTGGTCTATGCAG GCGTTGTCGGTGGTTCTCACTTCACTGAAGACGGGGGCGCTGCAAATTATCTCTGTTTACCATTAAATCCTGAGAATCTCCAGGTCGAGGCTGGAACCGGAGGAAGTCGTTCATTTTTGTACACAACCGAGTATAAGATAAGTCACTTTCCACCATTCAACCATCTCCACCAACATGATGTTCCATGCGCTGTATGCAGGGTTACTAGCCGAAGCACCCTACTCATGATTCCCGCAAAAACGACCTGTCCATCTGATTGGACAAGCGAGTACAAGGGATACCTGATGTCAGCCTACCATGGTCACGCTCATCAAACAGAGTATGTGTGTGTTGATGAAAATGCTGAAGCGCGGCAGGGGACTAGTAGCAATACCAATGGTGCTCTCATGTACATCGTCGAAGCGACTTGCGGGACAGATGGATTGCCTTGTCTCCCATACGTTGCTGGAAATGAATTAGCTTGTGTTGTTTGCACGATATAA